A window of Mucilaginibacter robiniae genomic DNA:
TGCGGTTTACGGTAGCTACGGAAATTTGTAAGGTGGCGGCGATTTGTCGCTGACTCATGCCTTGCTTAGCCAGTTCTGCAATCCGGGGTTCTAAATGGCTAATATGATCCAAGTGCATCTGCTCTGCGGCGTAGCCGGTAA
This region includes:
- a CDS encoding helix-turn-helix domain-containing protein, which translates into the protein MHLDHISHLEPRIAELAKQGMSQRQIAATLQISVATVNRKLHKVMPPVV